In Leptospira saintgironsiae, the following are encoded in one genomic region:
- a CDS encoding LytR/AlgR family response regulator transcription factor, whose translation MVRAVLVEDDKLMARTIQHYCREAFGKSLVSLKTFDELTPALYSIKENPIDLLLLDINLKGQSGYEILKLPEKDSFYTIVISSDKQNAVSAFDFGVLDFVAKPFTRERFIAAIDRMKSASASKADSMRKNSISLKKDGMIEVIRFQDILYLEASGNFTEIHLKSGRKELIRKTMESVLAELNSDFFRSHRSFIINLSEVKKILHGKGNHFKVLLGDSAEVALSRSNYNTLKDMLG comes from the coding sequence ATGGTGAGAGCAGTTCTAGTTGAGGATGATAAGCTGATGGCAAGAACCATCCAGCATTATTGTAGAGAAGCGTTCGGAAAAAGTCTAGTCTCTCTTAAAACATTCGATGAATTGACTCCTGCTCTTTATAGTATCAAAGAAAATCCTATCGATCTTCTTCTTTTGGATATTAATCTAAAAGGACAGTCGGGTTATGAAATACTAAAACTTCCTGAAAAAGATTCATTTTATACAATAGTGATCTCTTCTGATAAACAAAATGCAGTAAGTGCATTTGATTTTGGTGTTTTGGATTTTGTGGCAAAACCATTCACTCGAGAAAGATTTATAGCCGCGATAGATCGTATGAAGTCTGCATCTGCTTCTAAAGCGGATTCTATGCGTAAAAACAGTATCTCCTTAAAAAAAGACGGAATGATAGAAGTGATCCGCTTTCAAGATATTCTGTATTTAGAAGCCTCCGGTAATTTTACTGAGATCCATCTTAAGTCAGGTCGTAAAGAATTGATACGTAAAACAATGGAATCTGTTCTAGCTGAATTGAATTCGGATTTTTTCCGTTCTCATAGATCTTTTATAATCAATCTTTCCGAAGTAAAAAAGATCCTACACGGCAAAGGAAATCATTTTAAAGTGCTTCTGGGCGATTCCGCAGAAGTTGCCTTATCTAGATCAAATTATAATACTCTAAAAGATATGTTGGGTTGA
- a CDS encoding sensor histidine kinase — MQALLRFLFGLNYRFALRQYRKAKILSSVNFAPVFTRNAYLEILIVLRYVYLILPIIILPFAFYDLVDAFSDAKDNSFVLFDLVFYSVFLTMNVLLNSGRLHRADLDRIKLFCRIGVLLLSLTGTCITVVVFPRLPEISLFSTAMFSVAIMFRFPDHTKYFIYAINYAILYSFIYYSGNREPVLLQNPLVTLFLILIFDRVSFLTLANTYLKTQRIIRLNERLREEDTNKSDMISIAVHDLKSPLSGIMSISTILRKNLKSFSDKEKKEILTDIESSSRKILGHIDDLVGIAASGFENIKIDYDIFNINSYIRSTIQNFDYQASLKRIQFHTQFDKEDLKIRSDRKAVASILDNLVSNAVKYSPPGGSIFIHSKLIKDNGDFIQIQIRDEGKGFTDEDRKRLFSRFTRLSAKPTGNEPSTGVGLYAVHRLVELLNAKISLESKPGQGATFTLLFYRMKISD, encoded by the coding sequence ATGCAGGCGTTACTTCGGTTTCTTTTCGGGCTTAATTATCGTTTTGCACTCAGGCAATATAGAAAAGCAAAGATACTTTCTTCCGTAAACTTTGCCCCCGTATTCACTCGTAATGCTTATCTCGAAATTCTGATCGTGTTACGATATGTGTATCTAATCCTTCCCATCATCATTTTACCATTTGCATTCTATGATCTAGTCGATGCATTTTCGGATGCTAAGGACAATTCATTCGTTCTATTCGATCTGGTATTTTATTCGGTTTTTCTGACCATGAACGTTCTATTGAATTCAGGCCGTTTGCATAGGGCGGATTTGGATAGGATCAAATTGTTTTGTAGGATTGGGGTGCTACTTCTTTCCTTAACCGGGACTTGCATCACGGTTGTGGTCTTTCCTCGACTCCCTGAGATTTCGCTCTTCTCCACCGCAATGTTTAGTGTTGCGATCATGTTCAGATTTCCGGATCATACCAAATACTTTATATATGCGATCAATTATGCAATTCTATACAGTTTTATCTATTATAGCGGGAATAGAGAACCTGTACTTTTACAAAACCCCCTTGTGACCTTATTTTTGATCTTAATTTTTGATCGTGTGTCTTTCTTAACTTTGGCGAATACTTATCTTAAAACCCAGAGAATCATTCGATTGAATGAAAGGTTAAGAGAAGAGGATACAAATAAAAGTGATATGATCAGCATTGCGGTCCATGATCTGAAAAGCCCACTTTCGGGGATCATGAGTATCAGTACGATCCTTCGCAAAAACCTGAAATCATTCTCAGACAAGGAGAAGAAAGAAATCCTTACTGATATAGAAAGTTCTTCCAGAAAAATTTTAGGGCATATTGATGATCTTGTTGGGATCGCAGCTTCCGGTTTTGAGAATATCAAAATAGATTATGATATTTTTAATATAAATTCTTATATAAGGTCTACAATCCAAAACTTTGATTACCAAGCTTCTTTGAAAAGAATACAATTCCATACCCAATTTGATAAAGAAGATCTAAAAATCCGCTCCGACAGAAAAGCGGTTGCAAGTATTTTAGATAATTTGGTTTCAAATGCGGTAAAATATTCTCCGCCAGGTGGTTCTATATTCATACATTCTAAATTGATAAAAGATAATGGTGATTTTATACAGATCCAGATCAGGGACGAAGGAAAAGGATTCACCGATGAGGATAGAAAACGTTTATTCTCTAGATTCACTCGTTTATCAGCTAAGCCTACAGGCAATGAACCTTCTACTGGTGTGGGACTTTATGCAGTCCATAGATTAGTAGAACTATTGAATGCAAAGATCAGTTTGGAAAGTAAACCTGGACAAGGTGCAACATTCACACTTCTATTTTATAGAATGAAAATTTCAGATTGA
- a CDS encoding membrane dipeptidase, whose translation MKSRSFLRGPALSVVFLAVFATSTSVFGDPYWGTFKKDGCTAIFPGKRQYSSILYGIPSGQSWETTCANMGATINGQTFTKPSRCKNTGFNMWGEFDLIDDSCEANWAATDDGGGYNWTHKNDGCQSSGTYAGKRKYSSRIWNVVGISWEEACAKLPLTIAGKTYTTPHRCVNTGGATGMWGEWYVADSSCEAAPQAYNRGANDSLKRTGTLPGYVDLHTHPMANLGFGGVIFHGSPFGPAATALADCPSTSDEGHSAGHSRVEAIVQDDIIGALLGTARHDNRGYAGFPYWPANNSYTHQTMYYEWIKRAYEGGMRAMVVLAVNGDYMFGATDNGLPDIIKGIAIATDPVYDLNDMNTLRRQTQAVYDMQAWIDTQSGGPGQGWFRIVKTPAEAQSVIAGGKLAVVLGAEVDYLVDCTGSNCNDSMITQGVQELYDLGLRYVFPIHLKTNGFGGAGLYNILGSGTKYDCKHYGQDCNTAGLTTYGQKVLRELMKKGMIIDVGHMSAKSLDGAITFAEQQSYPGIVTGHTGVYDMANKGNRHEANPTGAALKRISTLGGMIGLITGQGNLDEVGEWRQNSDGSYIAHACGGTSQTFAQSYQYLKNLIGDPAYDGRIAIGTDFNGFAHMPGPRYGTRACPGGTSVVAQPEASKVGYPFSPDSSIRLAATLAASPSLGKYSFGNRTFDFNTEGASHIGLMPDFFEDLRQQGLKRSDLEPVYRSADFFTTMWQNAVNRSGNIQ comes from the coding sequence ATGAAAAGTCGGTCTTTTTTACGAGGGCCTGCGTTAAGCGTCGTATTCCTGGCTGTTTTTGCTACGAGTACGTCCGTTTTCGGCGATCCATATTGGGGAACATTTAAGAAGGATGGTTGCACTGCAATTTTTCCTGGGAAACGTCAATATTCATCGATCCTTTATGGGATCCCATCCGGCCAAAGCTGGGAAACAACATGTGCCAATATGGGAGCAACCATTAACGGCCAAACGTTTACTAAGCCGAGTCGTTGTAAAAATACTGGATTCAATATGTGGGGAGAATTCGATCTCATCGATGATTCTTGCGAAGCGAACTGGGCAGCAACAGACGACGGTGGAGGTTATAACTGGACTCATAAGAATGACGGTTGTCAATCCTCTGGAACTTACGCTGGGAAAAGAAAGTATTCTTCACGTATATGGAACGTAGTGGGAATTAGCTGGGAAGAAGCATGTGCTAAATTGCCTCTTACCATCGCAGGTAAAACATATACTACACCTCATAGATGTGTGAACACAGGTGGAGCCACAGGAATGTGGGGAGAATGGTATGTTGCAGATTCAAGTTGTGAAGCTGCTCCACAAGCTTATAATAGAGGAGCTAACGATTCTCTAAAGAGAACCGGAACTCTTCCAGGTTATGTAGATCTTCATACTCACCCAATGGCAAATTTAGGTTTTGGTGGAGTCATCTTCCATGGTTCTCCATTTGGACCTGCTGCAACTGCACTCGCAGATTGTCCGAGCACTTCAGACGAAGGACATTCAGCAGGACACTCTAGAGTAGAAGCTATCGTTCAGGATGATATAATCGGAGCCTTATTAGGAACGGCTCGTCACGACAATAGAGGTTATGCAGGTTTCCCTTATTGGCCTGCGAACAATAGTTACACTCACCAAACAATGTATTATGAATGGATCAAACGTGCCTATGAAGGCGGTATGAGAGCCATGGTAGTACTCGCAGTCAATGGTGATTATATGTTTGGAGCGACAGATAACGGACTTCCAGACATCATCAAAGGAATAGCGATCGCTACTGATCCAGTTTATGATCTAAATGATATGAACACTTTGCGCAGACAAACACAAGCAGTGTATGATATGCAAGCTTGGATCGATACACAAAGTGGCGGTCCAGGACAAGGTTGGTTCCGTATCGTAAAAACTCCTGCAGAAGCACAGAGTGTAATCGCTGGTGGTAAACTCGCAGTAGTCTTAGGCGCAGAAGTTGACTACCTAGTAGATTGTACAGGAAGCAATTGTAACGATTCTATGATCACACAAGGTGTTCAAGAGTTGTATGATCTTGGATTACGTTATGTATTCCCAATCCACTTGAAAACGAACGGATTTGGTGGAGCAGGTTTATACAATATCCTTGGAAGTGGAACTAAGTATGATTGTAAACATTACGGCCAGGATTGTAACACTGCAGGCTTGACTACTTATGGACAAAAAGTCCTAAGAGAATTGATGAAAAAAGGAATGATCATCGACGTTGGTCACATGTCTGCAAAATCTCTGGACGGAGCGATTACGTTCGCTGAGCAACAATCTTATCCAGGTATCGTAACTGGTCACACCGGTGTATATGATATGGCGAATAAAGGAAATCGCCACGAGGCAAACCCAACAGGTGCTGCACTCAAACGTATCAGCACCTTAGGTGGAATGATCGGGCTTATTACCGGACAAGGAAATCTTGATGAAGTAGGTGAGTGGAGACAGAATAGTGACGGCTCTTATATCGCACATGCTTGCGGTGGAACTAGCCAAACATTCGCTCAGTCTTACCAATATCTCAAAAATCTAATAGGTGATCCTGCTTATGATGGAAGGATCGCTATCGGAACAGATTTTAACGGATTTGCTCATATGCCTGGACCTCGCTATGGAACTCGTGCTTGTCCTGGAGGAACTTCAGTCGTAGCACAACCAGAAGCTTCTAAAGTAGGATATCCATTCTCTCCGGATTCTTCCATTAGATTAGCGGCGACTCTTGCTGCTTCTCCTTCTCTTGGAAAATACTCTTTTGGGAATAGAACATTCGACTTCAATACAGAAGGCGCGTCCCATATTGGGCTCATGCCAGACTTCTTTGAAGACTTGAGACAGCAGGGACTTAAACGTTCCGATCTGGAACCGGTCTATAGATCCGCAGACTTCTTCACTACAATGTGGCAGAACGCGGTAAATAGGAGCGGAAACATCCAGTAA
- a CDS encoding DUF5684 domain-containing protein — MEESSGSGIGLVITAIVYVAILGVFLFSFWKIFEKAGRPGWAGIIPIYNLYVLMEIVGRPGWWFILFFIPCVGIIISILVAIDLAKSFGKTAGYAVLFIFGIGYPILAFSDAKYVGPAAKSA, encoded by the coding sequence ATGGAAGAAAGTTCAGGTTCAGGAATCGGTTTAGTCATAACCGCGATCGTTTATGTAGCGATCCTCGGAGTATTCCTATTTTCCTTCTGGAAAATTTTCGAAAAAGCGGGTAGACCTGGTTGGGCAGGGATCATTCCTATCTATAACCTTTATGTATTAATGGAAATCGTTGGAAGACCTGGTTGGTGGTTTATCCTATTTTTCATCCCTTGCGTTGGTATCATCATCAGCATTCTTGTTGCGATCGATTTGGCTAAATCATTCGGCAAAACTGCAGGGTATGCGGTACTTTTCATTTTTGGAATTGGATATCCAATACTAGCATTCTCTGATGCGAAATATGTGGGACCAGCTGCGAAATCAGCTTAA
- a CDS encoding DUF2752 domain-containing protein: MWDQLRNQLKNFLILEAGPGSGSASNFVIRSFFPFLASLLVFLIFAISISFLLPLETESEHWFTICWWKDLTGWDCPGCGLTRSVICFFRGDFSKSWEYHPFGIPISILGISGFIIRWNLGKQVWRNILENRFTEIFAYLGVLSIFVWYFFKHFY, translated from the coding sequence ATGTGGGACCAGCTGCGAAATCAGCTTAAAAATTTCCTAATATTGGAAGCCGGGCCTGGTTCAGGTTCGGCTTCTAATTTTGTCATTCGCTCCTTCTTTCCTTTTTTAGCGTCCTTACTCGTATTCTTAATATTCGCAATTTCGATTTCCTTTTTACTCCCACTAGAAACTGAATCAGAACATTGGTTTACTATATGTTGGTGGAAAGATCTAACAGGTTGGGATTGTCCCGGATGTGGATTGACTAGATCTGTGATATGTTTTTTTAGAGGGGATTTTTCCAAGTCATGGGAATATCATCCGTTTGGAATACCGATCTCCATTTTAGGAATTTCAGGTTTTATCATCCGATGGAATCTAGGCAAACAAGTATGGAGAAATATTTTAGAAAATCGTTTTACTGAAATTTTCGCGTATCTGGGAGTTCTTTCAATTTTTGTTTGGTACTTCTTCAAACATTTTTATTAA
- a CDS encoding exodeoxyribonuclease VII small subunit, producing MSKKTEISFEQALTELEQIAENLERGQLTLEESIKSYERGMELRTLCQSILAEAEGKIEYLSKSGSGETQKKTASPKSETSSRAATPPANDDDELF from the coding sequence ATGAGCAAAAAGACAGAAATCAGTTTTGAACAAGCCTTAACCGAGTTGGAGCAGATTGCGGAAAATTTGGAAAGAGGACAATTAACCCTAGAAGAATCCATTAAATCTTATGAAAGAGGAATGGAACTTAGAACTTTATGCCAATCAATCCTCGCGGAAGCAGAAGGAAAAATTGAATATCTTTCTAAATCAGGAAGTGGGGAAACCCAAAAGAAAACTGCGAGCCCTAAGTCTGAGACTTCTTCCAGGGCGGCTACTCCGCCGGCAAACGATGATGATGAGTTATTTTAA
- the xseA gene encoding exodeoxyribonuclease VII large subunit encodes MEETKTYSVSEINSIVKQLLTGPEILRNIWIQGEISNYSKSHQGHIYFNLKDAKSLIACTFFSYSNGRYKGKPLGNGMEIKAFGAISVYEPRGQYNLNISKIEELGQGDLLLQIEELKRKLAAQGVFDPERKRKLPAFPWRIGVATSPTGAAIEDIIRISKQRFSNIDILISPCLVQGDGAPESIISAIKQLNDPKWDVDLIIAGRGGGSTEDLMAFNDEKVVLAFAESRVPIISAVGHQIDSVLSDLAADHFAPTPTAAAEMAVPEMELIESGLTEFEIRLKTALKNQASNLKEKLRILTNKKAFLDPRSMLNDRILQLDEINSRIHLLGKNYLMSAQNKFNPVSTGLVTSFKSQLERKKKEFQLLSGKLEGFSPLGTLKRGYSVVRKKGKKVVTSPAQLEKEEELEVILAEGRIRVSYQGEIQ; translated from the coding sequence ATGGAAGAAACAAAAACATATTCCGTTTCGGAAATCAATTCTATTGTAAAACAACTTCTGACTGGTCCAGAAATTCTACGAAATATCTGGATCCAGGGAGAAATTTCTAATTATTCCAAATCCCACCAAGGCCATATTTATTTTAACTTAAAAGATGCAAAGTCTCTCATCGCCTGTACTTTTTTCTCTTATAGCAATGGAAGATATAAGGGAAAACCTCTGGGAAATGGAATGGAGATCAAGGCATTCGGCGCAATCTCTGTTTACGAGCCTAGAGGCCAATATAATTTAAATATTTCTAAAATAGAAGAGCTGGGACAAGGGGACCTTCTACTTCAGATAGAAGAATTAAAAAGAAAACTTGCTGCCCAAGGTGTTTTCGATCCGGAAAGAAAACGAAAACTCCCAGCATTTCCTTGGAGAATTGGTGTTGCTACTTCTCCCACTGGAGCAGCGATCGAAGATATTATCCGCATTTCTAAACAAAGATTTTCTAATATAGATATTCTAATCTCTCCTTGCCTTGTACAAGGAGATGGGGCACCTGAGTCTATTATTTCTGCAATCAAACAATTAAATGATCCCAAGTGGGATGTGGATCTTATTATTGCCGGCCGAGGTGGCGGAAGTACAGAAGATCTAATGGCCTTTAACGACGAAAAAGTGGTGCTCGCCTTTGCAGAAAGTCGTGTTCCTATTATTTCTGCGGTTGGTCACCAGATTGATTCAGTTCTTTCTGATTTGGCGGCAGATCATTTTGCACCTACTCCAACTGCTGCCGCAGAAATGGCCGTGCCTGAAATGGAACTCATAGAATCAGGGCTTACAGAATTTGAAATAAGGCTTAAAACTGCTTTAAAAAATCAGGCAAGTAATCTGAAAGAGAAACTTAGGATTCTCACAAATAAAAAAGCATTCTTAGATCCTAGATCTATGTTGAATGATCGGATCTTACAATTAGATGAGATCAATTCAAGGATACATCTATTAGGCAAAAATTATCTGATGAGCGCCCAAAATAAATTTAATCCTGTATCGACAGGACTTGTAACTTCTTTCAAATCCCAATTAGAAAGAAAGAAGAAAGAATTCCAACTTCTCTCTGGAAAGTTGGAAGGTTTTTCTCCTTTGGGAACTTTGAAAAGAGGATACTCTGTTGTTCGTAAGAAAGGAAAAAAAGTCGTTACATCTCCAGCACAATTAGAGAAAGAGGAAGAACTCGAGGTCATATTGGCGGAAGGAAGGATTCGGGTTTCTTACCAAGGTGAAATACAATGA
- a CDS encoding AI-2E family transporter translates to MSPKEGQETNRKLFNLILSVFCIGTGFLLFVVLRPYFYSALVALILYLATRKQYKQLRRLVGPKFEPLAPWIMIGSVCMIVILPSYFMIRTLIEESLSILFKIRISLSEDKIIDTIMSLNILTDLFTDNPFFWVKLPEIYGDFAKNYIDILNLDSLYAVLSNASSFILGSIDLPAGIIMNLFFSLLLLFFFYQDGRKIERFILDNLPFSTEVEEQVGRKIASAVQTVFKGNLIVSIMQGAGVYILLLFAKISNPFLYASLAAFFSLIPVIGTSVVWLPIGLYLMFIENNIIGASLFMVMGLTLYIVLENVVKPKMLDKKLRIHPLLIFLSLIGGIQEFGIMGLVLGPVAVTMVVILWDFWKLYRKDFFAS, encoded by the coding sequence ATGTCCCCCAAAGAAGGACAGGAAACCAACCGAAAACTTTTTAACCTGATCCTAAGTGTATTCTGCATTGGGACAGGATTTCTACTTTTTGTAGTTTTAAGGCCTTATTTTTATTCTGCACTTGTTGCTTTGATTTTATACCTAGCAACTCGCAAACAATACAAACAGTTAAGAAGGCTTGTAGGTCCTAAGTTTGAGCCATTGGCTCCTTGGATCATGATAGGTTCTGTTTGTATGATCGTTATTTTACCTTCTTATTTTATGATCCGCACTCTGATCGAAGAATCTCTTTCTATTCTATTTAAGATCAGGATCTCTCTTTCTGAAGATAAGATCATTGATACAATCATGAGTTTGAATATACTCACAGATCTTTTTACGGATAATCCATTCTTTTGGGTGAAACTCCCTGAAATTTATGGGGATTTTGCTAAGAACTATATAGATATTTTAAACTTGGACAGTTTATACGCTGTTTTAAGTAACGCTTCTTCTTTTATTCTTGGTTCTATTGATCTTCCTGCTGGGATCATCATGAATCTATTCTTCTCACTTTTACTTTTGTTCTTCTTCTACCAAGATGGAAGAAAGATAGAAAGATTCATTTTGGATAATTTGCCATTTTCCACAGAGGTAGAAGAGCAAGTAGGAAGAAAGATCGCTTCTGCTGTACAGACTGTATTTAAAGGAAATCTAATTGTTTCCATTATGCAGGGAGCTGGAGTTTATATTCTTCTTTTATTCGCAAAAATTTCCAATCCTTTCTTATACGCGAGCCTTGCAGCATTTTTCTCTTTGATCCCAGTGATTGGAACCTCAGTGGTTTGGCTGCCGATCGGACTTTATTTGATGTTCATTGAGAATAATATTATTGGTGCGAGCTTATTCATGGTAATGGGCCTCACCTTGTATATAGTTCTAGAAAATGTTGTAAAACCTAAGATGTTGGATAAAAAACTTAGAATACATCCTTTGTTGATATTTCTGTCCTTGATTGGAGGAATCCAAGAATTTGGGATCATGGGACTCGTGCTTGGACCTGTTGCTGTCACAATGGTTGTGATCCTTTGGGACTTCTGGAAATTATATAGAAAAGATTTTTTCGCTAGTTAA
- a CDS encoding DedA family protein, with protein sequence MQFAGFDFYIQTLLDWVSGLPSALVWFFFAFSNFTENVFPPWPGDTVTAFGGFLLARGALSFWELVSSTLIGNLAGAWVMYAFGHKLLDWLKNKNFPFKSELYNEESIQKTLDWFSRNGLVVVIFSRFSAGIRFFVSIVAGMVDMRPILFFSAFTVAVTIWCGILIYGGFYLGSHWEKVLEFLALYNKIFTGFFVTAVLGFIIYKKFLEKRKEA encoded by the coding sequence ATGCAATTCGCAGGATTCGATTTTTATATCCAAACTCTACTTGATTGGGTATCCGGTCTGCCCAGCGCCCTGGTCTGGTTTTTTTTCGCATTTTCCAATTTTACCGAAAACGTTTTTCCTCCTTGGCCAGGTGATACTGTCACTGCATTCGGAGGATTTTTACTCGCAAGAGGTGCTTTAAGTTTTTGGGAGCTTGTCTCAAGCACATTAATAGGAAATCTTGCTGGCGCATGGGTCATGTATGCATTCGGCCATAAGTTACTGGATTGGCTAAAGAATAAAAACTTCCCGTTCAAATCCGAATTGTATAACGAAGAATCTATTCAAAAAACCTTGGATTGGTTTTCTAGGAATGGTTTAGTTGTAGTGATCTTCTCCAGATTTTCCGCTGGGATACGATTTTTCGTTTCTATAGTTGCAGGAATGGTGGATATGAGACCGATCTTGTTCTTCTCCGCATTCACAGTAGCAGTTACTATCTGGTGTGGGATATTGATCTACGGAGGATTTTATTTAGGATCGCATTGGGAAAAGGTTCTGGAATTTTTAGCTCTGTATAATAAAATTTTTACGGGCTTCTTCGTGACTGCTGTTCTTGGATTTATAATCTACAAAAAGTTTTTAGAAAAAAGAAAGGAAGCCTAG
- a CDS encoding phosphatase domain-containing protein — protein MTEETERKISKNTEKRRAAICGGTLGRENRYYIRGQVVDISVSEEMTDPKKWDLLTGLFQGQEKEITPFLDYGLESVRKPILVAEIVNQSGKVLHRSPEIRGDESGFFFHEFTFPLSPGNYTFHIHFLKPDSYRQFGKDLAYLNTPGKHELVSQSLIGMGALRILSEEYIGIVTTSDIDQTYLATDIHSNKGKISTLFETPEQKLPLPGMPTLFKELREATTDSPLCFISASPHFFRRTLLSTFRTQGVKTESLHLKYLEGTLKGMVDKFWDTLSHPTRFLTEGLWGAVERVRKFAGSSFQSLFDQLAYKLTILLRDRIYLPTNSKEILLGDNTESDYLIFILYQFILTGALQGKELEDYLYKLNFLGRDAITRDNAKLIRELAEENRRIHGDINPVQLVLINKTELGPPSDEMKWNVRSALPTGLDPWKTEGIAPYIPTDGALGFALVMVEREILDLSSVLKIAGDMAGQWFEGKVIEPNVLLEIAKKLELPAETDSIHKKFVKTLKEVLEA, from the coding sequence GTGACGGAAGAAACAGAACGTAAAATTTCCAAGAATACGGAAAAACGTAGAGCCGCAATTTGCGGAGGAACTCTAGGAAGAGAAAACCGTTATTATATCCGAGGCCAGGTTGTAGATATCTCCGTCAGCGAGGAAATGACGGATCCTAAAAAATGGGACCTTCTCACAGGCTTATTCCAAGGACAAGAAAAAGAGATCACTCCGTTTTTAGACTACGGACTTGAGTCAGTTCGCAAGCCTATCCTTGTAGCGGAAATTGTAAACCAGTCCGGAAAAGTATTACATCGTTCCCCTGAGATCAGAGGAGACGAAAGTGGATTTTTCTTTCATGAGTTTACCTTTCCTTTGTCTCCAGGAAATTATACATTTCATATCCATTTCTTAAAACCCGATTCTTACAGACAATTTGGAAAGGATCTTGCATACCTAAACACTCCAGGCAAACACGAGTTAGTCTCCCAAAGTTTGATTGGAATGGGTGCATTACGTATTTTGTCCGAGGAATATATTGGGATCGTAACTACTTCTGATATTGACCAGACCTATCTTGCTACAGATATTCATTCCAATAAGGGAAAAATTTCCACATTATTCGAAACACCTGAGCAGAAATTACCTTTGCCTGGGATGCCTACATTATTCAAAGAATTAAGAGAAGCTACGACTGATTCTCCACTTTGTTTTATTTCTGCGAGTCCCCATTTTTTTAGAAGGACACTACTTTCTACATTTAGGACCCAAGGTGTAAAAACAGAATCGCTTCACTTAAAGTATTTAGAAGGTACTTTGAAAGGAATGGTGGATAAGTTTTGGGACACTCTTTCTCATCCTACTCGATTTTTGACAGAAGGCCTTTGGGGAGCAGTAGAAAGGGTTCGTAAATTTGCTGGATCTTCCTTCCAAAGTTTATTCGATCAATTGGCGTATAAACTTACGATCCTTCTTAGAGATAGGATCTATCTTCCTACAAACTCGAAAGAGATTTTGCTTGGGGACAATACTGAAAGTGATTATCTAATCTTTATTTTGTATCAGTTTATTCTGACTGGAGCATTACAAGGGAAAGAATTAGAAGATTATTTGTATAAGCTGAACTTTTTAGGAAGAGATGCGATTACACGAGATAATGCAAAATTGATCCGAGAACTTGCTGAAGAAAATCGTAGGATCCACGGAGATATTAATCCAGTTCAGTTAGTTCTAATCAATAAAACCGAACTCGGGCCCCCTTCTGATGAAATGAAATGGAATGTAAGAAGTGCGCTTCCTACTGGTTTAGATCCTTGGAAGACAGAAGGAATTGCACCTTATATCCCTACAGATGGAGCTCTCGGATTTGCACTTGTGATGGTAGAAAGAGAAATTTTAGATCTTTCTTCTGTTTTAAAAATTGCAGGAGATATGGCAGGGCAATGGTTCGAAGGAAAAGTGATAGAACCTAATGTTCTATTGGAGATTGCTAAAAAATTAGAACTTCCTGCAGAAACAGATTCTATTCATAAAAAGTTTGTAAAAACTTTAAAAGAAGTTTTGGAAGCCTAG
- a CDS encoding Smr/MutS family protein: MARGKHSDQNRKGPKSIYIRKMRYEEAYRLLDREIQAAFMKGETLVEVVHGIGEGILKKMTDDYIRAHSFLKILEDGGLHLANNPGSTLVEIMGPSSEDLKKYLK; the protein is encoded by the coding sequence ATGGCGAGAGGGAAACATTCGGATCAGAACCGGAAAGGCCCCAAGTCGATTTATATCCGTAAAATGAGATATGAAGAGGCATATCGGCTTTTGGACCGGGAAATCCAAGCCGCATTCATGAAGGGCGAAACCCTGGTAGAAGTTGTACACGGTATAGGCGAGGGAATTTTGAAAAAAATGACCGACGATTATATCCGAGCACATTCCTTTCTTAAAATTTTAGAAGATGGGGGACTTCACCTGGCAAATAACCCAGGTTCCACACTTGTGGAGATCATGGGCCCATCCTCTGAAGATCTAAAAAAGTATTTAAAATAA